The Pseudomonas sp. KU26590 genomic sequence AACGTCTGGTCAGCGCGGTCACGCAAAACGCCACCGAAGACGCGCAAATCATTCCGGTCAGCGTGTTCTGGGGCCAGTCCCCGGACAAGGAAGACAGCCCGTGGAAACTGCTGTTTGCCGACAGCTGGGCGGTGACCGGGCGTCTGCGTCGCTTTGTGACCATTCTGATCCTGGGCCGCAAGACTCGCGTGCAGTTCTCGGCGCCGGTTCATCTGCGTGAGCTGGTCGATCAGAACAAGGGTTACGAGCGCACGGTGCGCATGGCTCAACGCCTGCTGCGTGTGCATTTCCGCAACCTGAAGACCTCCGTGATCGGCCCGGACCTTTCGCACCGTCGCCATATTGTCAAAGGGCTGGTGGCGGATCCGCTGGTCAGGCAGGCCATTCTCGACGAGGCCGCACGGGAGAAAATCACCGAAGCCAAGGCCCGGGACAAAGCCCTGCACTACGGCAACGAAATCGCCTCGGACTACACCTACACTGCTATCCGTTTTCTGGAAGTGGTGCTGAGCTGGTTCTGGAACAAGATTTACGACGGCATCAAGGTCAGTCACCTGGAGGGCGTGCAGAACGTCGCCCAGGGCAACGAGATCATCTATGTGCCATGCCACCGCAGCCACATCGACTATCTGCTGCTGTCGTACCTGTTGTTTCGCAACGGCCTGACCCCGCCGCACATTGCCGCCGGCATCAACCTCAACATGCCGGTGATCGGCGGCCTGCTGCGCCGCGGCGGCGCGTTTTTCATGCGCCGCACGTTCAAGGGCAATCCGCTGTACACCGCGGTGTTCAACGAATACCTGCACACGCTGTTCACCAAAGGCTTCCCGGTGGAGTACTTCGTCGAAGGCGGACGTTCGCGCACCGGGCGCATGTTGCAGCCGAAGACCGGGATGCTGGCGATCACCTTGCGCAGCTTCCTGCGCAACTCGCGCATGCCCATCGTGTTCGTGCCGGTATACATCGGCTACGAACGCGTACTGGAAGGCCGGACTTACCTGGGCGAACTGCGCGGTGCGGCCAAGAAGAAAGAGTCGATCTTCGACATCTTCAAAGTCATCGGCGCGCTGAAGCAGCGCTTCGGCCAGGTCTCGGTCAACTTCGGTGAGCCGATCAAGCTGACCGAGTTTCTCGACCACGAGCAGCCGGACTGGCGCACCCAAGAGCTGGGCCCGGTGTTCAAACCGGCCTGGCTCAATGAGACCACCCACCGTCTGGGTGAACGCGTGGCCCGCCACCTGAACGAAGCAGCGGCGATCAATCCGGTGAATCTGGTGGCGCTGGCGTTGCTGTCGACAGCGAAACACGCGCTGGACGATCAAGCCCTGGCGCGGGTGCTGGATCTGTACCTGACGCTGTTGCGCACCGTGCCCTACTCGCCCCATACCACGCTGCCGGACGGCGATGGTCGGGCGCTGATCGCCCATGTCAAAGGCATGAACCTGCTCTCGGAACTCAGCGATGCGCTGGGCAAGATTCTGTATCTGGACGAGCAAAATGCGGTCCTGATGACGTACTACCGCAACAACGTGCTGCACATTTTCGCGCTGCCCTCGTTGCTGGCCTGCTTCTTCCAGAGCTCGTCGCGCATGAGCCGCGAGCAGATTCTCCGGTACACGCGGGCGTTGTATCCGTACCTGCAATCGGAGTTGTTCATCCGCTGGTCGCTGGACGACCTGGATGAGGTCATCGATCAGTGGCTGGCAGCGTTTGTTGAGCAGGGCTTGTTGCGATTCGAGAACGGCGTGTACCTGCGCCCGGCGCCGAGTTCGCGGGCTTTCGTGCTGCTGACGGTACTGTCGCGGGCGATTGCCCAGACCTTGCAGCGTTTCTACATGGCGATTTCCCTGCTGCTCAACAGCGGTCAGCACACGCTCAGCGCCGAAGGGCTTGAGGAGTTGTGCACGACGATGGCTCAGCGGCTGTCGATCCTGCACGGCCTGAACGCGCCGGAGTTTTTCGACAAGAGCCTGTTCCGGCATTTCATTCAGACGCTGCTGGATCAGGGTGTATTGCGCACCGACGCCGCCGGCAAATTGAGCTATCACGATATGTTGGGGGATCTGGCGGAAGGCGCCGCCAAGCGCGTATTGCCAGCGGAAATCAGGCTGTCGATCCGCCAGGTGGCGTTGCATCGCAGTGATGAAGTCATTGGGGACGCGCCGATCGCCTAGCGATAACGCACTTGTGGGAGCCGGCTTGCTGGCGAACCGGGTGTGTCAGCCGCCACTCATGGGCCTGACCCACCGCGTTCGCCAGCAAGCCGGCTCCCACAGATGACCGTGCCAGAACGTAGCGCTTTGGTTGCCCCAAGCCGCCCCTCAAACGTTTCAACTGACAAGGAGCATCACATGAAACACATCCTGCTCACCCTCATGACCACCGTGCTGGCCGCTTGCGCCCATGCGCCGGACAACTTGCCGGGCTCGGTGGATGGCGAGGTGTTTTACTTGCAGCGCATGGCGCTTCCACCGACGGCTACGCTGAAGGTCACGCTGCAGGACGTGACGCTGGCAGACGCGCCCGCGCAGATCCTCGCCAGCCAGAACGGCCCGATCAAAGGCCAGGTGCATCTGCCGTTTCACCTGACCTACGATCAGAAGCAGGTCCAGCCGGGTCACACTTACTCGGTCAGCGCGCGCATTGAAGTGGACGGCAAGCTGCTGATGATCAGCACCGAGCGTTACACGGTAGACCTGACGCTGGACGAAAAACCGCCCGTCAAAATTCGTTTGAGCCCGGCCCGTTAATCGGCCGTGCATCACAGACCGCTGAAAAGGACATTACCCATGTTGCGTCGCTCCCTCTCGTTCACTGGTATATGCGCCGGCCTGCTGTTATCGGCCAGTGCTTTCGCGCTGTCGCTCAATGATCTGTCGCAATCGGACGCCACCGGCGGGCTGAAGGATGCCCTCACCCAAGGCGCCCAAGTCGCGGTCAAGCAACTGGGCGTACCGGGTGGCTTCAGCAACAACAAGGATGTGCGTATCGAACTGCCCGGCAACCTGGGCAAGGTCGCCAAGAAGATGAAGCAGTTCGGCATGGGCGCGCAGGTCGATCAGCTGGAAACCAGCATGAACCAGGCGGCGGAAGCGGCGATGCCCCAGGCGCAGACGTTGCTGGTCGATGCCGTGAAAAAGATGAGCGTGTCGGACGCCAAGGCCATCCTCAGCGGCGGCAAGGACTCCGCCACCCAGTACCTGAGCACGTCCAGCCGCGAACAGATCCGCGCCAAGTTCCTGCCTATCATCAAACAGGCCACTGACAAGGTCGGCCTGGCGCAGAAATACAACGCTTTCGCCGGTCAGGCCGCGACCCTGGGCGTGCTGGACGCGAAGAGCTCCAATATCGAAGGCTACGTCACCGAGAAGGCGTTGAACGGCTTGTTCGAAATGATCGCCAAACAGGAAGAAACCATCCGCGCCAACCCGGCAGCGGCGGCTACCGGTCTGGCGAAAAAAGTGTTCGGCGCGTTGTGAAGTCAAGCTCCCCCACCGGCCCCGGCCCCGGCCGCCCCAAGGATCTGGCCAAGCGACAGGCCATTCTTGAAGCGGCCAAAAACCTGTTCATCCGCAACGGTTACGCCAACACCAGCATGGATGCCGTTGCCGCTGAAGCCGGGGTTTCAAAGCTCACGGTCTACAGCCACTTCACCGATAAGGAGACGTTATTTTCCTGTGCGGTGGTCGCTCGCTGCG encodes the following:
- a CDS encoding DUF4197 domain-containing protein, whose amino-acid sequence is MLRRSLSFTGICAGLLLSASAFALSLNDLSQSDATGGLKDALTQGAQVAVKQLGVPGGFSNNKDVRIELPGNLGKVAKKMKQFGMGAQVDQLETSMNQAAEAAMPQAQTLLVDAVKKMSVSDAKAILSGGKDSATQYLSTSSREQIRAKFLPIIKQATDKVGLAQKYNAFAGQAATLGVLDAKSSNIEGYVTEKALNGLFEMIAKQEETIRANPAAAATGLAKKVFGAL
- a CDS encoding YbaY family lipoprotein encodes the protein MKHILLTLMTTVLAACAHAPDNLPGSVDGEVFYLQRMALPPTATLKVTLQDVTLADAPAQILASQNGPIKGQVHLPFHLTYDQKQVQPGHTYSVSARIEVDGKLLMISTERYTVDLTLDEKPPVKIRLSPAR
- the plsB gene encoding glycerol-3-phosphate 1-O-acyltransferase PlsB, translating into MTRSPFRRLVFGTVRRLLYLWVRSETINQSSFTLNLDRSRPVFYALQNPSMSDLAVLDTECRKAGLPRPVLSVAVGNLTEPAAFFYLTPEPDWLGRHDKRGAPPTLERLVSAVTQNATEDAQIIPVSVFWGQSPDKEDSPWKLLFADSWAVTGRLRRFVTILILGRKTRVQFSAPVHLRELVDQNKGYERTVRMAQRLLRVHFRNLKTSVIGPDLSHRRHIVKGLVADPLVRQAILDEAAREKITEAKARDKALHYGNEIASDYTYTAIRFLEVVLSWFWNKIYDGIKVSHLEGVQNVAQGNEIIYVPCHRSHIDYLLLSYLLFRNGLTPPHIAAGINLNMPVIGGLLRRGGAFFMRRTFKGNPLYTAVFNEYLHTLFTKGFPVEYFVEGGRSRTGRMLQPKTGMLAITLRSFLRNSRMPIVFVPVYIGYERVLEGRTYLGELRGAAKKKESIFDIFKVIGALKQRFGQVSVNFGEPIKLTEFLDHEQPDWRTQELGPVFKPAWLNETTHRLGERVARHLNEAAAINPVNLVALALLSTAKHALDDQALARVLDLYLTLLRTVPYSPHTTLPDGDGRALIAHVKGMNLLSELSDALGKILYLDEQNAVLMTYYRNNVLHIFALPSLLACFFQSSSRMSREQILRYTRALYPYLQSELFIRWSLDDLDEVIDQWLAAFVEQGLLRFENGVYLRPAPSSRAFVLLTVLSRAIAQTLQRFYMAISLLLNSGQHTLSAEGLEELCTTMAQRLSILHGLNAPEFFDKSLFRHFIQTLLDQGVLRTDAAGKLSYHDMLGDLAEGAAKRVLPAEIRLSIRQVALHRSDEVIGDAPIA